The following proteins come from a genomic window of Nostoc sp. ATCC 53789:
- a CDS encoding glycosyltransferase gives MNHQPVDATTATTPLPMVSVVVPIYNGEADLPELINCLLSQTYPKDRVEYLLVDNNSSDRTLTILKTSAENCPITIRPLSENQIQSSYAARNTGIRAAVSEIIVFTDADCRPQPQWLDALIQPFVNKEVVIVAGEILPLPGKTLLEQHADREETLSQKHTLNHAFRPYGQTANLAIRRIALEKAGLFRPYLTTGGDADICWRILGENIGRLEFAPNAIVQHRHRATLKELQSQWRRYGRSNRYLHELHGVDLMREITLKECGYRLARWLLKEVPRDIKKVLAQPAAGIASQATFVDLLNTPIGLFTARARTAGQQDSKLPENAKIIDRL, from the coding sequence ATGAATCATCAGCCAGTTGATGCAACCACCGCCACCACCCCTTTACCAATGGTGTCGGTGGTTGTTCCTATTTATAACGGTGAGGCGGATTTACCAGAGTTAATCAATTGTCTGTTATCTCAAACTTACCCAAAAGACCGGGTAGAGTACTTATTGGTAGACAATAACAGTAGCGATCGCACTCTCACCATCCTCAAAACATCTGCCGAAAACTGCCCAATTACAATTCGCCCCTTGAGCGAAAACCAAATTCAAAGCTCTTATGCTGCTCGTAATACTGGGATTCGCGCTGCTGTGAGCGAAATTATAGTTTTTACCGATGCAGATTGTCGCCCACAACCTCAATGGTTAGATGCATTAATTCAGCCTTTTGTCAACAAAGAAGTGGTAATTGTCGCTGGTGAAATTTTGCCGCTACCAGGTAAAACTCTACTAGAACAACACGCAGACCGTGAAGAAACTTTATCGCAAAAGCATACCCTTAACCATGCCTTTCGTCCTTATGGACAAACCGCTAATTTGGCGATTCGACGCATTGCCTTAGAAAAAGCGGGTTTATTTCGTCCTTATCTTACCACTGGTGGCGATGCCGATATTTGCTGGCGGATTTTGGGGGAAAACATCGGGCGTTTGGAATTTGCCCCAAATGCGATCGTTCAGCACCGCCACCGCGCCACACTTAAAGAACTGCAAAGTCAATGGCGGCGCTATGGACGCTCAAATCGCTATCTGCACGAACTACACGGCGTAGATTTGATGCGAGAAATTACACTTAAAGAATGTGGCTATCGTTTGGCACGTTGGTTATTGAAGGAAGTACCACGGGATATTAAAAAGGTGTTGGCGCAGCCCGCCGCAGGCATCGCGAGTCAAGCCACCTTTGTAGATTTATTAAATACTCCCATTGGTTTGTTCACAGCGAGGGCACGTACTGCTGGGCAACAAGACTCCAAATTACCAGAAAATGCCAAGATAATTGATCGGCTGTAA
- the ctpB gene encoding carboxyl-terminal processing protease CtpB produces MNQSAKSYSPLQVALIGGAIATTATMSVFGSAWTRGVRAALALQDSPKMIVDQVWQLVNHEYVDGKFNQQDWQATRQSLLSKDYSSREEAYTAIREALQKLGDPYTRFMDPKQFEALTSQTSGEVSGIGVRMEVNEKTQRLTVVEAIENSPALKAGIKGGDEILAIDGKSTLKMKVDDASKLIRGKAGTPIKLRLGRAGQNAFELKLTRASIEVPTVRYTLRQEGNRRVGYIRLREFSAHAAEQMQRAIRDLNTKKVDSYVLDLRGNPGGLLQASIEIARMWYNDGGIVKTVDRVGSTEETKANRTALTNRPLAVLVDGNSASASEILTGALKDNKRAVVVGGQTFGKALVQSVHELADGSGLAVTIAHYYTPAGTDINHKGIAPDVKLDLTEAQERQLASNPDLIGTKSDPQYARAIAILSNNNFAQPPANQPARPMSRADNLKF; encoded by the coding sequence ATGAACCAATCTGCGAAAAGTTACTCACCGCTCCAAGTAGCCTTGATTGGTGGAGCGATCGCTACGACTGCTACGATGTCTGTATTCGGCTCCGCTTGGACTCGTGGTGTCCGTGCCGCCTTAGCTCTACAAGACAGCCCGAAAATGATAGTTGACCAAGTTTGGCAACTGGTAAATCATGAATATGTTGATGGTAAATTTAATCAACAAGATTGGCAAGCAACTAGACAAAGCCTATTGAGCAAAGACTATTCTTCCCGGGAAGAAGCATACACTGCCATCCGCGAAGCTTTACAAAAGTTGGGAGATCCTTACACTCGATTCATGGACCCCAAACAGTTTGAAGCCCTAACTAGCCAAACATCTGGGGAAGTCTCCGGTATTGGCGTTCGGATGGAAGTAAACGAAAAAACTCAGCGCCTGACTGTCGTCGAAGCCATAGAAAATTCTCCAGCACTGAAAGCTGGGATCAAAGGAGGCGATGAAATTTTGGCAATTGACGGCAAATCCACTCTCAAAATGAAAGTGGATGACGCTTCCAAGTTAATTCGTGGCAAAGCAGGTACTCCCATCAAACTACGGCTGGGACGAGCAGGGCAAAATGCCTTCGAGTTGAAACTGACAAGAGCAAGTATTGAAGTACCAACAGTACGTTATACCCTCAGACAAGAAGGAAATCGCCGCGTTGGTTATATCCGGTTGCGGGAATTTAGCGCCCACGCCGCAGAGCAAATGCAACGAGCCATCCGCGATTTGAACACTAAGAAAGTTGATTCTTATGTCTTAGATTTGCGGGGAAATCCTGGCGGTTTGTTACAAGCGAGCATTGAAATTGCTCGGATGTGGTATAATGACGGCGGAATTGTCAAAACAGTAGACCGTGTGGGCAGCACTGAAGAAACTAAAGCTAATCGCACTGCTTTAACAAATCGTCCCTTGGCAGTATTAGTGGATGGTAATTCAGCTAGTGCTAGTGAAATTCTCACAGGGGCACTCAAGGATAATAAGCGGGCGGTAGTCGTAGGTGGTCAAACCTTTGGTAAGGCCCTAGTCCAGTCAGTTCATGAACTTGCAGATGGTTCCGGCTTGGCTGTCACCATTGCCCATTACTACACTCCGGCGGGAACAGATATTAACCATAAAGGGATTGCCCCAGATGTCAAGCTAGACTTGACAGAGGCACAAGAGCGGCAGTTAGCTTCTAATCCAGATTTAATCGGAACTAAGAGCGATCCGCAATATGCCAGAGCGATCGCCATTTTATCAAATAACAACTTCGCCCAGCCGCCAGCAAATCAGCCCGCTCGACCTATGAGCCGCGCCGATAACCTGAAATTTTAG
- a CDS encoding YdcF family protein: protein MKRKFTIKSLISIKKKIANLWQLLQKLTGVLYFVLGTWLIFTTITLVFASSQPVDAFFVLGGSIRRETYVAQLAKQYPQTPILISHGSPDPCIWLIFQPQLVELQNVWLEKCANSTFENFYYGIPIFRRWGVHKVMLITSPSHLPRAKWMAQILLGAHGIWVEPEIVEESGIPGNNESWGKTGLDLTRSLLWAILSQIIQPECSNVTKLAEVDMQAWEHKGFHCEHQGGLGR, encoded by the coding sequence ATGAAACGTAAATTTACCATCAAATCGTTAATTTCTATTAAAAAAAAAATTGCTAATCTGTGGCAATTGTTACAAAAACTAACTGGTGTATTGTACTTTGTCTTAGGCACTTGGCTGATTTTTACTACTATAACCTTAGTTTTTGCTTCTTCACAGCCAGTAGATGCCTTCTTCGTGCTTGGTGGCAGTATTCGTCGAGAAACTTATGTGGCCCAACTAGCAAAACAATACCCGCAAACCCCAATTTTAATTTCTCATGGTTCCCCAGACCCCTGTATATGGTTAATTTTTCAGCCGCAATTAGTAGAGTTACAAAACGTTTGGTTAGAAAAGTGCGCGAATTCTACCTTTGAAAATTTTTATTATGGTATTCCAATTTTCCGGCGTTGGGGAGTGCATAAAGTCATGTTGATTACTTCGCCAAGTCACTTACCCAGAGCTAAATGGATGGCACAGATTCTCTTGGGCGCTCATGGTATTTGGGTAGAGCCTGAAATTGTTGAGGAGTCGGGCATTCCTGGCAATAATGAATCTTGGGGCAAAACTGGATTAGATTTAACGCGTAGCCTATTGTGGGCAATTTTAAGTCAAATTATTCAACCGGAATGCTCAAATGTGACAAAGCTTGCTGAAGTAGATATGCAAGCTTGGGAGCATAAAGGTTTTCATTGTGAACACCAGGGGGGGTTGGGGAGATGA
- a CDS encoding ABC transporter ATP-binding protein: MNRKINIFESVSQVNAPLPVIRRFSQYFRPYIKEIPIILGIIIISSITQTIAPLLTGWSIDNLILKGNWLGLLWMLVVLTIVYLTGFLSNRTLIVKVGVIMQHLLAQLRQDIMNKLQTLPLSFYDKSKVGDLMSRLLSDVNTLNQVFSPMLPQVIGSFFGLLASAIFMLSINLQLGLITNLIVPIMFLTTAFFARLARAKFRITRQTISQLSIKLEENISNIQEVQAFNRAEINIQEFKKLNADNRNANIQATAITAAFLPTIDLFNTLTWGIVLTYGGFLVYKNIMTVGAVTAFLFYVQQFFQPIQIITNFYTQAQSGLAGLERIFLLLDEPVQLEDTTDAIASGRHNAIAMPPIQGKVQFESVNFEYKPGQKVLENVTFDAEPGQAIALVGATGAGKTTIISLLSRFYDVSSGAIKIDDIDIRKVTQASLRRQIGVVSQDTMIFSCSVAENIAFGNPQATTTEIEAAAKIANIHDFILTLPQGYKTQLGERGINLSKGQQQLISIARAVLVNPRILILDEATSNIDSQTEKLVQEAIANLLQGRTSFIIAHRLATVTNADKVLVIEQGQIIEQGTHTQLMEQRGVYANLYSLQLVNNIKTSLKIGSRN, from the coding sequence ATGAACAGAAAAATTAATATTTTTGAATCGGTATCACAAGTAAATGCACCATTACCTGTTATCCGCCGCTTCAGTCAATATTTTCGTCCATATATCAAAGAGATTCCCATCATTCTGGGAATAATTATTATTAGCTCTATTACCCAAACAATAGCACCTTTGCTTACTGGTTGGTCGATAGATAACTTGATACTTAAAGGCAATTGGTTAGGACTGTTATGGATGCTAGTTGTATTAACAATAGTATACCTTACGGGGTTTTTATCCAATCGGACTTTGATTGTTAAAGTTGGTGTAATTATGCAGCATTTGCTCGCGCAATTACGCCAAGATATCATGAACAAATTACAAACATTACCCCTTAGCTTTTATGATAAAAGTAAAGTGGGTGATTTAATGAGTCGCCTGCTGAGTGATGTTAATACTTTAAATCAAGTATTTAGCCCTATGCTACCGCAAGTTATTGGAAGCTTTTTTGGCTTATTAGCAAGTGCAATATTCATGCTTTCCATCAACTTGCAATTGGGTTTAATTACTAATCTGATTGTGCCAATTATGTTCTTAACAACTGCATTTTTTGCCAGATTAGCGAGGGCAAAGTTTCGCATTACTAGACAAACAATTTCTCAACTTTCAATTAAACTAGAAGAAAATATTAGCAATATTCAAGAAGTTCAAGCATTTAACCGGGCAGAAATCAACATTCAAGAGTTTAAAAAACTTAACGCAGATAACCGAAATGCTAATATCCAAGCAACAGCAATTACTGCTGCTTTCCTGCCAACAATAGACTTATTTAATACACTTACTTGGGGGATTGTATTAACTTATGGTGGCTTTCTCGTTTATAAAAATATCATGACTGTGGGAGCTGTTACCGCATTTTTGTTTTACGTCCAGCAATTTTTTCAACCCATCCAAATTATCACTAACTTTTATACTCAAGCACAATCTGGATTAGCCGGATTAGAAAGAATTTTTCTACTTTTGGATGAGCCAGTCCAACTTGAAGATACCACAGACGCGATCGCCTCCGGGAGACACAACGCGATCGCAATGCCACCAATTCAGGGTAAAGTTCAATTTGAATCTGTCAATTTTGAGTATAAACCTGGCCAAAAAGTTTTAGAAAATGTAACTTTTGACGCTGAACCAGGACAAGCGATCGCATTAGTCGGAGCTACTGGGGCAGGAAAAACCACTATAATTAGCCTACTCTCCCGCTTCTATGATGTATCAAGCGGTGCTATAAAAATTGACGATATAGATATCCGAAAAGTTACACAAGCAAGCCTACGTCGTCAAATTGGTGTTGTCTCGCAAGATACCATGATTTTTAGCTGTAGCGTTGCCGAAAATATTGCCTTTGGCAATCCCCAAGCAACAACGACAGAAATTGAAGCGGCGGCAAAGATTGCAAATATTCATGACTTTATCTTGACCTTACCCCAAGGCTATAAAACGCAATTAGGAGAACGGGGGATAAATCTCAGCAAAGGACAACAACAGTTAATCAGCATCGCCCGTGCAGTTTTAGTAAACCCGCGCATCTTGATTTTGGACGAAGCAACGAGTAACATTGATAGCCAAACAGAGAAATTAGTTCAAGAAGCGATCGCTAATTTACTTCAAGGTCGCACCAGCTTTATCATCGCCCATCGTCTGGCTACAGTCACTAATGCAGACAAGGTATTAGTCATTGAGCAAGGACAAATCATTGAACAAGGTACACATACACAATTGATGGAGCAAAGGGGAGTATATGCAAACCTTTATTCTCTACAACTAGTAAATAATATCAAAACTAGCTTGAAAATAGGTTCTAGAAACTAG
- a CDS encoding ABC transporter ATP-binding protein: protein MKQKPDVSIKPLKRILTMLLKYPVMVLAAIASLLMTIVANIAAPQIIRWGIDAGIAKNNLQVILTCGGLMVLVALIRGLFNFGQSFFSEIVSQSIAYDIRNKFFSQTQHLDLSYYDRTPTSQLLTRINNDIEQIRVFIGATLLQIFGAAIVLFSSATILLLMNWKLALVALAIIPTSFILLGGFFQKNTYLFTQAQRQLDDLNSILKENLLGVRAVKAFVRQKTEIKRYAVANEDFRTTSIKTIYALRDTFPIIFLASNLLAVAIFGYGGLEVISHSFSIGELVAFNSYLAFIIQPIFQTTFAFQSVAQASASATRVYQVIDAEIAIKESPNAVFLQRCEGKISFENVDFRYPEVNDNTLNSISFEIQPGQTVAILGTTGAGKSTLAKLIPRFYDATNGIVKVDGYDVRSLNLVSLRSHIGLISQEASLFSGTIRENIAYGIPDAPLSKVIEAAKFAQIHDFIISLTDSYDTVIGERGIGLSGGQKQRITIARILLNDYKILIVDDSLSAVDAKTGALIQEAFKALMEQRQFTIIFLTQRINNMVNNADQIFIIDRGKIVKISSGAELIENAILKN, encoded by the coding sequence ATGAAGCAAAAACCAGATGTGTCTATTAAGCCACTAAAGCGAATTTTGACAATGTTGCTAAAATACCCAGTAATGGTATTAGCTGCGATCGCTAGTTTATTAATGACGATAGTTGCTAATATCGCTGCACCTCAAATTATACGCTGGGGAATTGATGCTGGTATTGCCAAAAATAACTTACAAGTGATTTTGACTTGTGGGGGATTGATGGTTTTGGTGGCTTTAATTCGGGGATTGTTCAATTTTGGACAAAGTTTTTTTTCAGAGATAGTATCTCAAAGTATCGCTTATGACATCAGGAATAAATTTTTTAGTCAAACCCAGCATTTAGATTTAAGCTACTACGATCGCACGCCCACATCACAACTGCTCACACGTATTAATAATGACATCGAACAAATTCGCGTTTTTATTGGCGCAACCTTGCTGCAAATTTTTGGTGCTGCGATCGTATTATTCAGTAGTGCGACAATTTTGCTACTCATGAATTGGAAGTTGGCACTTGTAGCATTAGCAATTATCCCGACTTCCTTCATTCTATTAGGCGGATTTTTTCAAAAAAATACTTACTTGTTTACTCAAGCACAGAGGCAGCTAGATGATTTAAACTCAATTTTAAAAGAAAATTTACTCGGTGTGCGTGCAGTCAAAGCTTTTGTGCGTCAAAAAACAGAAATAAAACGCTATGCCGTTGCTAATGAAGATTTCCGCACAACAAGTATCAAAACAATTTATGCACTGCGAGATACATTTCCCATAATTTTTTTAGCGAGTAATTTACTTGCAGTTGCTATTTTTGGATACGGGGGTTTAGAGGTAATCAGCCACAGCTTTTCTATTGGCGAACTAGTTGCTTTTAATTCCTATTTAGCATTTATCATCCAACCAATTTTTCAGACGACTTTTGCATTTCAATCTGTTGCTCAAGCATCAGCATCAGCCACTAGAGTTTATCAGGTGATAGATGCAGAAATTGCCATCAAGGAATCTCCCAATGCAGTCTTTTTGCAAAGATGTGAAGGAAAAATTTCTTTTGAAAATGTTGATTTTCGCTACCCAGAAGTAAATGATAATACCTTAAATAGTATTTCATTTGAAATCCAGCCAGGGCAAACAGTGGCAATTTTAGGTACGACGGGAGCAGGTAAAAGTACACTTGCTAAATTGATTCCACGTTTTTATGATGCAACAAACGGAATAGTAAAGGTTGATGGGTATGATGTCCGCTCTTTAAATTTAGTCAGTTTACGTTCTCACATTGGTTTGATTTCTCAAGAAGCAAGTTTATTTTCTGGAACTATCCGTGAAAATATTGCTTACGGAATACCAGATGCACCTCTTTCAAAGGTAATTGAAGCAGCTAAGTTTGCTCAAATTCACGATTTTATTATTAGCCTCACTGATAGTTACGATACTGTTATCGGCGAACGAGGAATCGGCTTATCGGGAGGGCAGAAGCAAAGAATTACTATTGCTCGGATATTGCTAAATGATTACAAAATTCTGATTGTAGATGATAGTCTTTCTGCTGTTGATGCGAAGACAGGAGCATTAATTCAAGAAGCCTTCAAAGCTCTGATGGAACAGCGTCAATTTACTATAATTTTTCTCACTCAACGGATTAATAATATGGTAAATAATGCTGACCAAATTTTCATAATTGATCGAGGTAAAATAGTTAAAATATCTTCTGGTGCAGAGCTGATTGAAAATGCCATCTTAAAAAACTAG
- a CDS encoding aromatic amino acid lyase: MHHAVESGDPIYGVTTGFGGMANVVISPESAALLQNNLMWYHKVGAGKKLPLADVRAAMLLRANSHITGASGIRLELIKRMLVFLNAGVMPHVCEFGSIGASGDLTPLAYITGALIGLNSNYTVDFNGEEMDAPTALKKLGLEPLQLLPKEAGQTHLIY; the protein is encoded by the coding sequence ATTCATCATGCGGTTGAATCTGGCGACCCGATTTATGGGGTGACAACTGGTTTTGGTGGTATGGCCAACGTGGTGATTTCTCCTGAATCTGCGGCTTTGCTGCAAAATAATTTGATGTGGTATCACAAGGTGGGTGCAGGAAAAAAATTACCTCTGGCTGATGTCCGTGCTGCGATGCTTCTCCGTGCAAATTCCCATATTACTGGTGCATCGGGGATTCGTTTGGAACTTATCAAGCGGATGCTGGTATTTTTAAATGCTGGTGTTATGCCCCATGTCTGCGAATTTGGCTCAATCGGTGCGAGTGGTGATTTAACGCCTTTAGCATATATCACTGGGGCATTGATTGGTTTAAATTCTAACTACACCGTAGATTTTAACGGTGAAGAAATGGATGCACCAACAGCACTGAAAAAGCTGGGTTTAGAGCCATTGCAATTACTTCCAAAAGAAGCAGGGCAAACGCATCTTATTTACTAA
- a CDS encoding filamentous hemagglutinin N-terminal domain-containing protein → MTKKYGLYKYLQFGLAGFVSWLIVSIFTSKTLAQQSNIVPDNTLGAESSQVIGNFQGQSIEVITGGATRQINLFHSFREFNVSGGRGAYFFIPNASIANVLTRVTGSNRSEILGALGTIQVVGDNFAPSNANLFLINPNGIIFGENSRLDVGGLFVATTANGIQFGAHGSLSTSGSQPSQLLTINPSAFLFNQINAAPIINLSRTVNNTNPSVIDGIQVTNGRSLLFLGGNITFNGGVLNAPEGQIELGGLAERGIVRLNIDGNNLDLIFPIDVLKANILFSNKASLNIAVLA, encoded by the coding sequence ATGACGAAAAAATACGGTTTATACAAGTATTTGCAGTTCGGATTGGCGGGGTTCGTAAGCTGGTTAATCGTCAGTATCTTCACTAGCAAAACCCTCGCACAGCAAAGTAATATAGTACCCGACAATACACTTGGTGCTGAGTCTTCTCAAGTTATAGGCAACTTTCAGGGACAATCGATAGAAGTAATTACAGGTGGTGCAACTCGCCAAATTAATCTGTTTCACAGCTTTAGAGAATTTAATGTTAGCGGGGGACGGGGAGCTTACTTTTTTATTCCCAATGCCAGTATTGCGAATGTTTTGACGCGGGTAACTGGGAGTAATCGTTCTGAGATTTTGGGTGCATTGGGTACTATTCAAGTGGTTGGTGATAACTTTGCCCCTTCAAATGCCAACCTGTTTCTAATAAATCCCAATGGGATTATTTTCGGGGAAAATTCCAGATTAGATGTGGGTGGTTTGTTTGTGGCAACAACTGCAAACGGGATTCAATTTGGCGCTCACGGTTCTTTGAGTACCTCTGGTAGTCAACCTTCCCAACTTTTGACAATTAATCCCTCAGCTTTTTTATTCAATCAAATAAATGCAGCACCCATTATTAACCTATCTAGAACTGTAAATAATACTAACCCATCTGTGATTGATGGAATACAAGTTACAAATGGTCGAAGTTTGCTATTTTTGGGTGGTAATATAACTTTTAATGGAGGAGTTTTAAACGCTCCTGAAGGACAAATTGAATTAGGAGGTTTAGCAGAAAGAGGGATAGTAAGACTAAATATAGATGGGAATAATCTTGATTTAATTTTTCCTATAGATGTATTGAAAGCTAACATTTTATTTTCCAATAAAGCCTCTTTAAATATAGCGGTTCTCGCTTGA
- a CDS encoding IS630 transposase-related protein, with product MKYKIWEDEQSQQQSASGMKAYSIDLRQKVIDAYNNREGSQRKLATRFSVSLTFIQKLLKRYRSKATIEPKAHAGGNTGKLSSEQMAIVVTLLEEDNDAILVELFSRLEERTGVLVSRATMGRITQKLKLTRKKNIARQ from the coding sequence GTGAAATACAAAATATGGGAGGATGAACAAAGTCAACAGCAAAGTGCATCTGGAATGAAAGCATACTCCATTGACCTTCGTCAAAAAGTAATTGACGCGTATAATAATCGAGAAGGCTCCCAACGAAAACTAGCAACAAGATTTAGCGTCAGTTTAACTTTTATCCAGAAGCTACTAAAGCGATATCGAAGCAAGGCGACAATTGAGCCAAAAGCTCATGCTGGAGGTAATACAGGTAAGCTAAGTAGTGAGCAGATGGCAATAGTTGTTACCTTACTGGAGGAAGACAACGATGCAATTTTGGTTGAGTTGTTTTCTCGATTAGAGGAACGAACGGGTGTTCTAGTCAGCAGAGCGACAATGGGAAGAATCACTCAAAAGCTAAAGCTAACCCGCAAAAAAAACATTGCACGCCAGTGA
- a CDS encoding transposase, producing MHASEKYTERVQKLRAEYWTTIGSVNLEDLVFIDEAGVNIAITRRFARSPQGSRAYASHPQGRGKNVTMIGAMSTQGIIAAMTFTGGTNASANLNNSAIATFSFGAGAGGNIRIETGNLNLREGTSITTSTINPSRIDLNSFTPINLLSNGQPELREVLIAFIQNLINTIEPGDSSNFEQAKPGNVNIFASDSVVLSGISPDGESNIISTATFGSASAGNITLETGELIVRDRSLITSSTTDKGQGGNITLTASDSIKLIGRSGLYTSTFGTGAAGNLKIFNTGNLTIQDGSQIAASTIGEGRGGNIDITADTVEIKGISAEGSSSGVQSRTLDQASSADAGDIKLTTRLLNINGGAVISTQSINQGQAGKITIRVDENLNALDGRISTSSRKSSGGDINIDARDIRLFGNSDISTFVSRGAGGGGDIKITANSIFALNDSDIFAFAQDGKGGNITLNTPAFFGQNYRPIVPGTNTLTLDKNNQVDINASGAVSGVIVLPDTTFVQNNLGQLPQNAIDTNALIANSCISRGTKRQENSFTITGSGALTTNRPGVLVSNYTTGEVRGVETTSRPWKKGDAIIEPQGLYRLNNGQLLLSRECSN from the coding sequence TTGCACGCCAGTGAAAAATATACAGAACGAGTACAGAAACTCAGAGCAGAGTATTGGACAACGATTGGCTCGGTAAACCTGGAAGACCTGGTATTTATTGATGAAGCCGGAGTTAACATCGCCATCACCAGACGCTTCGCTCGTTCGCCTCAAGGTAGTCGTGCTTATGCTTCACATCCTCAGGGACGAGGAAAAAATGTGACGATGATTGGAGCAATGTCAACACAAGGAATTATTGCTGCAATGACTTTTACTGGTGGTACTAATGCATCTGCAAATTTGAATAACAGTGCGATCGCTACATTTTCATTTGGAGCGGGAGCAGGAGGTAATATCAGGATTGAAACTGGAAACTTGAATCTCCGAGAAGGAACTAGTATTACTACTAGTACTATTAATCCAAGCAGAATAGATTTGAACTCTTTTACTCCGATAAACCTTCTTAGTAATGGTCAACCGGAATTACGGGAAGTTTTAATTGCCTTTATCCAAAATTTAATTAACACGATTGAGCCAGGAGATTCAAGTAATTTTGAACAAGCAAAACCAGGTAATGTAAACATCTTTGCTTCCGATTCAGTGGTATTAAGCGGAATATCGCCTGATGGGGAAAGTAATATTATATCTACTGCTACTTTTGGTTCAGCTTCGGCTGGAAATATCACTTTGGAAACTGGAGAATTGATAGTTAGGGATAGGTCATTAATAACATCTTCAACTACAGATAAAGGTCAGGGAGGAAATATAACCTTAACAGCTAGCGACTCCATAAAACTTATCGGTAGAAGTGGTTTATATACATCAACTTTTGGAACTGGAGCCGCAGGAAACCTAAAAATATTCAATACTGGAAACTTAACTATCCAAGATGGATCGCAAATAGCTGCTTCTACCATTGGTGAAGGTCGTGGCGGGAACATAGATATTACTGCCGATACGGTGGAAATAAAGGGTATCTCTGCTGAGGGTTCCAGCAGTGGTGTGCAAAGTCGAACTTTAGACCAAGCCTCAAGTGCAGATGCAGGTGATATCAAATTGACAACCCGACTTTTGAATATTAATGGTGGTGCAGTAATATCTACCCAAAGTATCAATCAAGGTCAAGCTGGCAAAATTACTATCCGAGTTGATGAAAATCTAAATGCATTAGATGGTCGTATCTCTACTTCTTCCAGAAAATCTTCGGGAGGAGATATTAATATTGATGCTAGAGATATTCGACTTTTCGGTAACAGTGATATTTCTACTTTTGTTTCTAGGGGTGCTGGTGGTGGTGGCGACATAAAAATTACAGCGAATTCTATTTTTGCCCTCAATGACAGCGACATCTTCGCTTTTGCCCAAGATGGTAAAGGTGGGAACATCACCCTCAATACTCCAGCCTTTTTTGGACAGAATTATCGTCCCATAGTTCCCGGTACTAATACACTTACATTAGACAAAAATAACCAAGTAGACATCAATGCTAGCGGTGCAGTATCAGGTGTAATTGTCCTACCTGATACCACTTTCGTACAAAACAACCTTGGTCAACTTCCCCAAAACGCCATTGACACTAACGCACTCATAGCTAATAGTTGCATTTCACGCGGTACTAAACGACAAGAAAACTCTTTTACCATCACAGGTTCTGGTGCTTTGACTACTAATCGTCCTGGGGTGTTGGTTTCTAACTACACAACTGGCGAGGTGAGAGGTGTTGAAACTACATCCCGTCCTTGGAAGAAAGGCGATGCAATTATTGAACCACAAGGATTATATCGGCTGAATAATGGACAGTTGCTATTGAGTCGAGAATGTTCTAATTAG
- a CDS encoding Uma2 family endonuclease, producing MVAILQQPPKMTIEEYFAWELQQELRYEYVNGEVFAMTGGTIPHNDIALNFYRVLYPHLRARGCRVNVSDVKVQVTPQSPYYYPDVIVSCDPQDLNARKFIQNPKIIAEVLSPSTSEKDRGEKFTNYLKIPSLQEYLLIDSEKISVERYCRGEGKMWLYYPYTEGDMITLSSIEFELAIAPLYEGVNFEAEE from the coding sequence ATGGTAGCCATCCTCCAGCAACCGCCAAAAATGACCATTGAGGAATATTTTGCATGGGAACTCCAGCAAGAACTTCGTTACGAATATGTCAACGGCGAAGTTTTTGCAATGACAGGTGGTACAATTCCCCACAATGATATTGCACTTAACTTTTACAGAGTCTTATACCCACATTTACGGGCTAGAGGTTGTCGAGTGAATGTGTCGGATGTGAAAGTACAAGTTACTCCTCAAAGTCCTTATTATTATCCTGATGTTATCGTTAGTTGTGACCCTCAAGACCTGAATGCCCGCAAATTTATTCAAAACCCGAAAATTATTGCCGAAGTCCTCTCCCCCAGTACAAGCGAGAAAGATAGGGGCGAAAAATTCACCAATTACCTGAAAATTCCCTCTTTACAAGAATATTTATTGATAGATTCGGAAAAAATTTCCGTCGAACGCTACTGTCGGGGAGAGGGCAAAATGTGGCTTTATTATCCCTACACTGAGGGAGATATGATTACCCTATCCAGTATCGAATTTGAGTTAGCGATCGCACCACTATATGAAGGTGTTAATTTTGAAGCAGAAGAATAA